The following coding sequences lie in one Alosa sapidissima isolate fAloSap1 chromosome 15, fAloSap1.pri, whole genome shotgun sequence genomic window:
- the LOC121683472 gene encoding uncharacterized protein LOC121683472: MVCAGVCLLLCLLCSDVVLAESNGVDINTLRKIIDYFQAKFSPGENKPYAVAINVHQDYCSSKFDSIQDRFLPNDTQQAVQKGLKKSFYKGQELMAAKTVAMKVQKLSVRAEYILLYPPNPSKSPLQVLLDRTEPDSCVVFYTLTAPCVRTCANVNGPYSLLPGLDLLTKYQGPKAFVFSQPWNGDEDASGSLKEIDQHVPLYRCTHQCVACRGSQGDDPINKECIN; encoded by the exons ATG gtgtgtgcaggtgtgtgtcttCTCCTGTGTCTGCTCTGTTCTGACGTCGTCCTGGCTGAGAGTAACGGTGTGGACATCAACACTCTCAGGAAAATCATTGACTACTTCCAAGCCAA GTTCAGTCCTGGTGAAAATAAGCCTTACGCCGTGGCCATAAATGTCCACCAGGATTACTGCTCCTCGAAGTTCGACTCCATCCAGGACAGGTTCCTCCCCAACGACACTCAGCAGGCGGTCCAGAAGGGCCTGAAGAAAAGCTTCTACAAAGGCCAGGAGCTCATGGCAGCCAAGACGGTGGCCATGAAGGTCCAAAAGCTCAGCGTCCGTGCCGAGTACATCCTGCTGTACCCGCCCAACCCCAGCAAGTCCCCCTTGCAGGTTCTGCTGGACAGAACTGAACCGGACAGCTGCGTCGTGTTCTACACCCTCACGGCCCCCTGCGTGAGGACCTGTGCCAACGTCAACGGCCCCTACAGCCTCCTTCCGGGCCTGGACCTGCTCACCAAGTACCAGGGCCCCAAGGCCTTTGTGTTCTCACAGCCCTGGAACGGTGACGAGGATGCTTCCGGAAGCTTGAAGGAGATTGACCAGCATGTGCCCCTCTATCGTTGCACGCATCAGTGTGTCGCCTGCAGGGGTAGTCAGGGAGATGACCCCATCAACAAGGAGTGCATTAATTAA
- the LOC121684250 gene encoding uncharacterized protein LOC121684250, with product MVCAGVLRGLILFCLFFSGVWGVEKTLDQNTLAPAIKFLRQNYQPGQNQYAIAFNAPVDKCADYLDNNFLNRYPGRTVKNALNSAGRLYKGQKLIAARPKPIPDTKVNQHSEYLLMNVPSVDTSPMKELLGNDNTGCVVFYTYNSPCTSTCTKPGGCYSIIQALDMFKDHKGPKAFVFTQVWKYDCDKDISTNLKEVLERVPLYRCKDNNNCVACTANNLKDCM from the exons gtgtgtgcaggtgtgctgAGGGGACTCATCTTGTTCTGTCTCTTCTTCTCTGGAGTCTGGGGTGTGGAAAAAACTCTGGACCAGAATACTCTCGCACCTGCCATTAAGTTTCTTCGCCAAAA CTATCAACCGGGACAAAACCAGTATGCCATAGCCTTCAACGCGCCTGTAGATAAGTGTGCTGACTACCTCGACAACAACTTCCTCAACAGATATCCTGGTCGCACTGTGAAGAATGCTCTTAACAGTGCTGGACGTCTCTACAAGGGTCAAAAACTGATTGCAGCTAGACCAAAGCCCATTCCAGACACAAAAGTAAACCAACATTCAGAGTATCTTCTCATGAATGTACCCAGTGTAGATACGTCTCCCATGAAAGAACTGCTAGGTAATGACAACACAGGATGTGTGGTGTTCTATACTTATAATTCCCCTTGCACAAGTACCTGCACCAAACCTGGGGGCTGCTACAGTATCATACAGGCTCTAGACATGTTCAAGGACCACAAGGGTCCAAAGGCTTTTGTCTTTACACAGGTATGGAAGTATGATTGTGACAAAGATATTTCCACCAACCTTAAAGAAGTCCTAGAGCGTGTCCCCCTCTATCGTTGTAAAGATAACAATAATTGTGTTGCTTGTACAGCCAACAATCTTAAAGACTGCATGTAG